One Rhododendron vialii isolate Sample 1 chromosome 2a, ASM3025357v1 genomic region harbors:
- the LOC131316351 gene encoding protein UNUSUAL FLORAL ORGANS, with product MEGFNTSIPIIPISYTFANFTGSASSSSTHTKCDGVTTPWMDSRIWSRLPRSLVDRVVALLPPPAFFRARSVCKRWYGLLFSNSFLELYLQVSPRRHWFLFFNRKFLNKNYIYRNNNNNGDRANSEAYLFNPDDVSWNRIPFPLVPPGFSPASSSDGLVCWVSDEAGSKSLLLSNPLVGSLIPLPPTLRPRLFPSIGMTVTNTSVDLVVAGDDLISPFAVKNLTAESFHVDGGGFYSLWGTNSSLPRLCSLESGRMVYGGGRFYCMNYSPFSVLAYDVATNHWCKIQAPMRRFLRSPNLVESRGQMILIAAVEKSKLNVPKSLRLWGLQSCGTTWVEIDRMPQQLYVQFEDVEGGKGFNCVGHGEFIVITIRGSDKAVLFDFYRKRWLWVPPCPFACGGGGAGGSSSGDGGGGELHGFAYDPRLANPVTGLLDQLALPFQPFSG from the exons ATGGAAGGGTTTAACACCTCTATCCCCATTATACCCATTTCCTACACCTTTGCCAATTTCACTGGAAGTGCTAGTAGCAGTAGTACTCACACCAAATGTGATGGCGTTACTACTCCATGGATGGACAGTAGGATATGGAGCAGGCTCCCCCGCAGCCTTGTCGACCGCGTCGTCGCCCTCCTCCCGCCTCCGGCCTTTTTCCGAGCCCGTTCCGTCTGCAAGAGATGGTACGGGCTCCTATTCTCCAACAGCTTTCTTGAATTGTACTTGCAAGTCTCCCCTCGCCGCCACTGGTTCCTATTCTTCAACCGGAAATTCCTGAACAAGAACTACATCTAcagaaacaacaacaacaacgggGACAGGGCCAACTCCGAGGCTTACCTCTTTAACCCTGACGACGTCTCGTGGAACCGGATTCCGTTCCCTCTCGTCCCGCCGGGCTTTTCTCCGGCCTCATCGTCCGACGGCCTGGTTTGTTGGGTTTCGGACGAGGCCGGTTCGAAGAGCCTGCTCCTTTCCAACCCGCTTGTCGGGTCGCTTATTCCACTCCCTCCCACGCTACGGCCACGCTTGTTTCCTTCCATTGGTATGACCGTTACTAACACATCGGTTGATCTCGTTGTGGCCGGAGATGATCTTATATCTCCGTTCGCCGTGAAGAATCTAACGGCCGAGAGCTTTCATGTGGATGGAGGGGGATTTTACTCGTTGTGGGGAACCAATTCTTCACTCCCTAGGCTTTGCAGCCTTGAATCAGGTCGAATGGTCTATGGGGGAGGAAGATTTTACTGCATGAATTACAGCCCATTCAGTGTTCTAGCTTACGACGTGGCGACAAACCATTGGTGCAAGATTCAAGCCCCGATGCGAAG GTTCCTGAGGTCGCCAAACTTGGTGGAGAGTCGTGGGCAGATGATTCTGATTGCAGCTGTGGAAAAGAGCAAGCTGAATGTCCCCAAAAGCCTGAGGCTGTGGGGGCTACAATCTTGTGGAACCACATGGGTTGAGATTGACAGAATGCCTCAGCAACTCTATGTCCAGTTTGAGGATGTGGAAGGTGGAAAAGGGTTCAACTGCGTCGGTCACGGGGAGTTCATCGTCATAACGATTCGCGGGTCCGACAAGGCGGTGCTGTTCGATTTCTACAGGAAGAGGTGGCTGTGGGTTCCCCCTTGTCCTTTCGCTTGCGGCGGTGGCGGTGCTGGTGGTAGCAGCAGcggagatggtggtggtggggaatTGCATGGTTTTGCATACGACCCCAGACTTGCCAACCCGGTTACTGGTCTCCTCGATCAGTTGGCACTTCCCTTTCAGCCCTTTAGTGGCTAG